One genomic window of Pseudomonadota bacterium includes the following:
- a CDS encoding ferrous iron transport protein A → MLAWPFGQAASIRRIKGSRAFRRRLMELGLVPGTRIRVAKVAPLGDPLELEVRGSRLSLRRHEIAALEVSSPERPRRLRVLS, encoded by the coding sequence TTGCTGGCTTGGCCCTTTGGGCAAGCGGCGTCGATCCGCAGGATCAAGGGATCCCGTGCCTTCCGCCGGCGCTTGATGGAGCTCGGACTGGTGCCGGGGACCCGGATCCGGGTCGCCAAGGTCGCCCCGCTTGGCGACCCGCTCGAGCTCGAGGTGCGCGGTTCGAGGCTGTCGCTGCGGCGTCACGAGATCGCAGCGCTCGAGGTGTCCAGCCCCGAGCGGCCGCGACGCCTCCGGGTGCTTTCGTGA
- a CDS encoding phosphate ABC transporter ATP-binding protein: MRQGIRASELSLWYGDFQALKDVSLDIKHGLVTALIGPSGCGKTTLLRCFNRINERIEGVRTVGSVQILGHDIYAPEVDLIELRRRVGMVFQRPNPLPLSIAENIVFGLRIHRGQRSKSGETEAYVEQALSRVGLWDDLKDKLRARATTLPLEQQQKLCIARLLPLKPEVLLMDEPCSALDPAATQRVEELIRELRGGYTILIVTHNMAQARRVSDECVFMLLGEKIEHLRTETLFLNPTDKRTANYIEGRYG; this comes from the coding sequence GTGCGGCAAGGAATCCGGGCCAGCGAGCTGAGCCTGTGGTACGGGGACTTTCAGGCGCTCAAGGACGTAAGCCTCGATATCAAGCACGGGTTGGTCACCGCGCTCATCGGCCCTTCTGGATGCGGAAAGACCACGCTGCTGCGCTGCTTCAACCGGATCAACGAACGCATCGAAGGCGTGCGTACGGTGGGCTCGGTGCAGATACTCGGCCACGATATCTATGCGCCGGAGGTCGATCTGATCGAGCTTCGCAGGCGGGTCGGAATGGTCTTCCAACGGCCGAACCCACTTCCGCTGTCCATAGCCGAGAACATCGTGTTCGGACTCAGGATTCATCGAGGGCAACGCTCGAAGTCAGGCGAAACGGAGGCCTACGTAGAGCAGGCGCTGAGCCGAGTCGGGCTATGGGACGACCTCAAGGACAAGCTTCGTGCGCGGGCGACCACCCTTCCTCTCGAGCAGCAGCAGAAGCTGTGCATTGCCCGCCTGCTGCCGCTGAAGCCCGAGGTGTTGCTGATGGACGAGCCCTGCTCTGCGCTTGATCCTGCGGCCACCCAGCGGGTGGAGGAGCTGATCAGGGAGCTTCGCGGCGGCTACACGATCTTGATCGTCACCCACAACATGGCTCAGGCCCGGCGTGTCAGCGACGAGTGTGTCTTCATGCTGCTGGGGGAGAAGATAGAGCACCTTCGCACCGAGACCCTGTTCCTCAATCCCACGGACAAGCGAACCGCCAACTACATTGAAGGGCGCTATGGCTGA
- a CDS encoding ATP-binding cassette domain-containing protein: MVSKVVSKVAFDGLSVSYGPKVALHRVSLDLRAHEILGVIGPAGSGKTTLLKVLNRTLERIADVKVEGSVRLDGEDVYRMRNVSMLRRRIGMVAPLPVGLPMSIFDNVAFAPRMAGPRDRTEIGRLVQRCLEQAALWDEVKDRLDDLGTRLSGGQQQRLTIARALSHEPEVLCLDEFSIAVDPVTTMRIEDVLKQLRERMAIILVTNLVQQARRLADRTAFLLNGELVEVGATNDVFGRTPADRRTFEYVHGVFG, from the coding sequence ATGGTGAGCAAGGTGGTGAGCAAGGTGGCGTTCGATGGTCTCAGCGTCAGCTACGGCCCGAAGGTGGCCTTGCACAGGGTCTCTCTCGACCTGAGGGCTCACGAGATCCTGGGCGTCATAGGACCCGCCGGGTCCGGCAAGACGACCCTGCTGAAGGTGCTCAATCGCACCCTGGAGCGGATTGCGGACGTGAAGGTGGAGGGCTCCGTCCGCTTGGACGGGGAAGACGTCTACAGGATGCGCAACGTCTCCATGTTGCGGCGTCGTATCGGCATGGTGGCGCCGCTACCCGTGGGACTGCCCATGTCGATTTTCGACAATGTTGCTTTTGCTCCCCGCATGGCCGGGCCTCGAGACCGGACCGAGATCGGCCGGCTCGTGCAACGCTGCCTCGAGCAGGCGGCGTTGTGGGACGAGGTCAAGGACCGGCTCGACGACCTGGGAACCCGGCTGTCGGGCGGCCAGCAGCAACGGCTCACCATAGCGCGAGCGCTATCGCACGAGCCCGAAGTGCTTTGTCTCGATGAGTTTTCGATCGCCGTCGATCCGGTCACCACGATGCGAATCGAGGACGTGCTCAAGCAGTTGCGCGAGCGAATGGCCATCATACTGGTGACGAATCTCGTGCAGCAAGCTCGGCGTTTGGCCGACAGAACGGCATTCCTGCTGAACGGCGAGCTGGTGGAGGTCGGGGCCACGAACGATGTGTTCGGCCGGACACCGGCTGACCGCCGAACCTTCGAGTACGTGCACGGCGTGTTCGGATGA
- the pstA gene encoding phosphate ABC transporter permease PstA has product MSVFATTELGARKHRSEKVAYGVFFGMTLVLILPLTGIIGLLIVRGAPAMTLDFLLDEPMRGMTAGGIYPAIVGTVWLVGVSLLVAAPIGVLAAVYLNEYARDNWFTRIINLAIINLAGVPSIVHALFGVGAFVLFLGLGTSILSAALTLAIMTLPVIIASTKEALAAVPMAFREACWNVGASRWQTIRHVVLPNSIAGILTGVILQVSRAAGETAPIMFTGAAFFLPLLPESVNDQCMALSMHLFTISTQVPNVPEAIPYATALTLLAVVLSVNAASIAFRIHLRSRRKW; this is encoded by the coding sequence ATGTCGGTCTTTGCCACCACTGAGCTAGGAGCGCGCAAGCACCGCTCGGAGAAGGTCGCCTACGGCGTTTTCTTCGGCATGACCCTCGTGCTCATCCTGCCTCTCACGGGCATCATCGGACTGCTGATCGTTCGCGGGGCGCCCGCCATGACCCTCGACTTCCTTCTCGATGAGCCGATGCGCGGAATGACGGCAGGCGGCATCTATCCAGCCATCGTCGGTACCGTATGGCTCGTGGGCGTCTCGCTGCTGGTGGCCGCACCCATCGGCGTGCTGGCGGCAGTGTATCTGAACGAATACGCGCGCGATAACTGGTTCACCCGGATCATCAACCTTGCCATCATCAATCTCGCGGGTGTGCCCTCGATCGTGCACGCGTTGTTCGGGGTGGGGGCCTTCGTGCTCTTTCTCGGCCTGGGGACCAGCATTCTGTCGGCGGCTCTGACCCTGGCGATCATGACGCTGCCCGTCATCATCGCCAGTACCAAGGAAGCGCTTGCCGCCGTCCCCATGGCCTTTCGGGAAGCCTGTTGGAACGTGGGAGCGTCTCGCTGGCAGACCATCCGGCATGTCGTGCTCCCAAACTCGATCGCCGGCATCCTCACCGGCGTGATCCTCCAAGTCTCGCGGGCCGCCGGTGAAACCGCCCCCATCATGTTTACCGGGGCCGCCTTCTTTCTGCCTCTGCTGCCTGAATCGGTCAACGACCAGTGCATGGCGCTGTCGATGCACCTGTTCACGATCTCGACCCAAGTACCGAACGTGCCCGAGGCCATTCCCTACGCGACCGCCCTGACCCTGCTGGCCGTCGTCTTGTCCGTCAACGCCGCCTCGATCGCCTTCCGAATCCACCTCAGGAGCCGCAGAAAATGGTGA
- the pstC gene encoding phosphate ABC transporter permease subunit PstC encodes MRPQVSDGRAAIWTPWEPNEAILSSNHTAGGAGDARGSRIEPSRSVRARVGRTSELLIEWVIRACGVSAVIFVFGIFYFVFREAAPLLFGGLDYVQFVGSPAWYPDSEVNARYGALALIAGTVSVTLLATLLAIPLGLGAAVYVSEFCTGRLKETLKVVVELLAAIPSVVWGFIGLMILNPIIIDLLDAPVGLNILNGALLLALMSVPIMVSIGEDALKAVPDTYREAAVAMGATRWQTTWRVLLPAARNGLLAAVLLGVGRAIGETMAVLMATGHAVNIPTSPLDSVRTITATIAAELGETARGSDHYRILFVLGTLLFLLTFMVNLIADVAVRGVRQR; translated from the coding sequence ATGCGGCCACAGGTCTCGGACGGCCGGGCAGCGATCTGGACGCCATGGGAGCCCAACGAGGCCATCTTGAGCAGCAACCACACGGCCGGCGGCGCCGGGGATGCGCGAGGTAGCCGGATCGAACCGTCCCGCAGCGTCAGAGCGCGTGTCGGGCGCACCAGCGAGCTCTTGATCGAGTGGGTGATCCGTGCCTGCGGTGTCAGCGCCGTCATCTTCGTGTTCGGGATCTTCTACTTCGTGTTCCGCGAGGCGGCTCCGCTGCTCTTCGGTGGGCTTGACTACGTCCAGTTCGTCGGCAGCCCCGCATGGTATCCGGATTCCGAAGTCAACGCCCGCTACGGTGCGCTGGCGCTGATCGCCGGCACGGTCAGCGTGACGCTGCTGGCCACGCTGCTGGCGATCCCGCTGGGGCTCGGCGCAGCGGTCTACGTCTCGGAGTTTTGCACCGGCAGGCTCAAGGAGACGCTCAAGGTCGTGGTCGAGCTGCTGGCGGCGATCCCATCGGTGGTCTGGGGTTTCATCGGCTTGATGATTCTCAATCCTATCATTATAGATCTGCTAGACGCACCCGTCGGCCTCAATATCCTCAACGGAGCGCTGCTGCTGGCGCTGATGAGCGTGCCCATCATGGTTTCGATCGGAGAGGACGCGCTCAAGGCCGTACCCGACACGTACCGCGAGGCGGCCGTGGCCATGGGAGCGACACGCTGGCAAACAACCTGGCGCGTGCTGCTGCCCGCAGCGCGCAACGGCCTGCTGGCCGCGGTGCTGCTCGGCGTGGGCAGGGCCATCGGCGAGACGATGGCGGTCCTCATGGCCACGGGCCACGCCGTCAACATCCCCACGAGTCCCCTCGATTCGGTTCGCACGATCACCGCAACCATAGCTGCCGAGCTCGGTGAAACGGCGAGGGGCAGTGATCATTATCGGATCCTGTTCGTGCTGGGAACGCTGTTGTTTCTGCTTACCTTCATGGTGAATCTGATCGCGGATGTCGCAGTCCGCGGAGTGCGTCAGCGGTAG
- a CDS encoding phosphate ABC transporter substrate-binding protein gives MRYVVLLGAALLACSGGLACSSGRGERAMIQNKGSDTIVNLAQAWAEEYRKVDSNVVIAVTGGGSGTGIAALMNGTVDIANASRRIKDKERKAAKKNTGKDPVEHTVAYDALAVYAHKSNPMAHISREQLACIYGEKGTCTKWTDLKVEVPGCAGQEIVRVGRQNNSGTYAFFRSWVLGKTQDFKLGSRDMQGSKDVVDLVQHTPCAIGYSGMGYKTGAVKAMCVQVDAGKPCVEPTMETAMSGRYPIARALYMYTLGEPKGAIAKYLSWVKSQAAQAIVKSVGYAPITKATLRQH, from the coding sequence ATGAGGTACGTCGTCTTACTCGGGGCCGCGCTCTTGGCATGCAGCGGCGGGCTGGCATGCAGCAGCGGGCGGGGCGAACGCGCGATGATCCAGAACAAGGGGTCGGATACGATCGTCAACCTGGCGCAGGCCTGGGCGGAGGAATACCGCAAGGTGGATTCCAACGTGGTGATCGCGGTGACCGGCGGCGGTTCGGGGACCGGGATCGCGGCGCTCATGAACGGCACGGTCGACATCGCCAACGCCAGCCGTCGGATCAAGGACAAGGAGCGAAAGGCGGCCAAGAAGAACACCGGCAAGGACCCGGTCGAGCACACCGTCGCCTACGATGCCCTGGCGGTCTACGCACACAAATCCAACCCCATGGCACACATCTCTCGAGAGCAGCTGGCCTGCATCTACGGAGAGAAGGGCACCTGCACCAAGTGGACCGACCTCAAGGTCGAGGTCCCTGGATGCGCCGGACAGGAAATCGTGCGGGTGGGTCGCCAGAACAACTCGGGAACGTATGCGTTCTTCCGGTCATGGGTGCTTGGCAAGACCCAGGACTTCAAGCTCGGTTCGCGGGATATGCAAGGCTCCAAGGACGTCGTGGATCTGGTCCAGCACACGCCGTGCGCGATCGGTTACAGCGGCATGGGGTACAAAACCGGCGCGGTCAAGGCCATGTGCGTGCAGGTTGATGCGGGCAAGCCGTGCGTCGAGCCCACCATGGAGACGGCCATGTCGGGGCGCTACCCGATCGCGCGAGCGCTGTACATGTACACGTTGGGCGAGCCCAAGGGTGCCATCGCCAAGTACCTGAGCTGGGTGAAGTCCCAGGCGGCTCAGGCGATCGTCAAGAGCGTGGGCTACGCCCCGATCACCAAGGCCACGCTCAGACAACATTGA
- the phoU gene encoding phosphate signaling complex protein PhoU, producing MNSPALHLEERLERDITALRERVRSMAKLVVSQLKDAVSAFSEGDRKLAYRVVLRDHRIDVMERHIDRMCQEFLVRHMPVSTHLRFAVAVAKVNSELERIGDYAEAIARRVAVTSEARNIPQREHILQMSKVSFGMLDDAVEAFLQGDAEAATRTLDADQQVDRLNSQIFEALAEPAEGNVNLPVRFALVGLINRIERVADRACNIAEEAVYVVRGEVLRHLPREDVRVLFLCRRNACRSQMAEAIARSVAPGHLIFASAGTDPGALDRGAVDFMLERGLDISRQRSKSTAKLGPIEDFNVIVTLCKEAEDTCPAVAYDAVQLHWDIADPSLATGSAEERHKAYQECFESLDSRIKELTDALIGADRREEEA from the coding sequence ATGAACAGCCCGGCACTGCACCTCGAGGAGCGGCTCGAGCGCGACATCACGGCGCTGCGCGAGCGGGTCCGCAGCATGGCCAAGCTGGTGGTGAGTCAGCTCAAGGACGCCGTCAGCGCTTTTTCGGAAGGTGATCGCAAGCTCGCTTACCGGGTCGTGCTCAGGGATCACCGGATCGACGTCATGGAGCGCCACATCGATCGGATGTGCCAGGAGTTCCTGGTGCGCCACATGCCCGTGTCGACGCATCTGCGCTTTGCCGTGGCTGTCGCGAAGGTCAACTCGGAGCTGGAGCGGATCGGTGACTATGCGGAAGCTATCGCCAGGAGGGTGGCCGTCACGTCGGAGGCCCGGAACATTCCCCAGCGCGAGCACATTCTGCAGATGTCCAAGGTGTCTTTTGGGATGTTGGACGATGCGGTAGAAGCGTTTCTCCAGGGAGACGCGGAGGCTGCGACTCGAACCCTCGACGCCGATCAGCAGGTCGACCGGCTCAACTCCCAGATCTTCGAGGCGCTGGCCGAGCCCGCGGAGGGGAATGTCAATCTGCCGGTGCGATTCGCGCTCGTGGGGCTCATCAATCGCATCGAGCGGGTGGCCGATCGAGCCTGCAACATCGCGGAGGAGGCGGTGTATGTTGTACGCGGTGAGGTGTTGCGCCATCTGCCTCGCGAGGACGTGCGCGTGCTGTTTCTCTGCAGGCGCAATGCGTGCAGAAGCCAAATGGCGGAGGCGATTGCCCGAAGCGTCGCCCCGGGCCACCTGATCTTCGCAAGTGCCGGCACCGATCCTGGCGCGCTCGATCGAGGAGCGGTCGATTTCATGCTGGAGCGGGGACTCGACATTTCGCGGCAACGCTCCAAGTCGACCGCCAAGCTGGGTCCGATCGAAGACTTCAATGTCATCGTGACCCTGTGCAAGGAAGCCGAGGACACGTGCCCGGCCGTCGCCTACGATGCGGTTCAGCTTCACTGGGACATTGCGGACCCGTCCTTGGCAACCGGTTCCGCAGAAGAACGGCACAAGGCATATCAAGAATGCTTCGAATCCTTGGATTCGCGAATCAAGGAATTGACCGACGCTTTGATAGGCGCTGACCGCAGAGAGGAAGAAGCATGA